In Nitrosococcus halophilus Nc 4, the genomic stretch GGTAGGGGCACAGCGTGAAGAGGTTTTAGCCCGACGTAATGTGGCAACAGTATTGCTTCACCTAGGAGACTGGGAGGCAGCCAAGCAACAAGTTGAAGAAGGCCTGGCCTTGGCGAGGGATTTGGGGGCAAAGCGATTCATTGCCGGTTTTCTCCACAACCTGGGAAGCGTATTGGCCGCATCGGGTCAGCGGCTCGAAGGTGAGGCCTGTTTGCAAGAAGCCTATGGGCTTATTTGTGAATCGTTGTGAATCGGGGACGGCTTTTCTCGGTCCTTGGATACTCGGTTCCCTAGCGCTAGTTACGGAGGATACTAAGAAAAGACGCTGGGCTCTTGGGGAGGGGGAGAGGCTTTTGCAAGAAAACAGTGTCAGCCACAATTTTCTTCACTTTTATCAAAATGCTATTGAAGCTGCCTTGGTAGAAAAGGATTGGTATGGGGCAGAGCGTTATGCCGCATTGTTGGAGGAATACACCCGGCTAGAACCACTGCCTTGGAGTGATTTCTTTATAGGACGGGCCCGGGTACTCGCCGCCTTAGGAGCTGGTGTTTGGGAGAGTACAATGGGGAAAACATTGCAGCAGCTTTATGCAGAGGCTAGGCGAGCGAATCTTAAGGCGGCATTGCCTGCACTTGAGGAAGCGCTTGAGGTCATTAAACCTTGAATGGTTAGGTGACTATTTGGGGTAATTGCCGGTTTTCCTTTTTTGGTTTTTTTATTTTGGAAAATTGGGCTGATCTCGGTAATCTGAATTAGCTTCGCGTAAAACCGGCTCTAAGTCCAATTCTCGAATGGCCTCTACTGCACATTCCCACCGGCCTTCAGCGCAAAGTCCGCTTATTCCAGCATCCTCGTAAGCCTCTAGCGCAGCCTCTAAACAGGCCAGCCGGACGGCTTCTGCGATTTTAGTATCGTTCATAAAATATTCATTAGAGCACTTGATTTTGGTGTCTAGGGTTAGCCGAAAACAGGAAAATCGTAATTATCGGTTATATTTTGAAAGTTATCACTTAGGCAGTTCCGTCTCCATGACTCTAATTCCAATGTGATCCAATTTTTTTATCTGCATCCTGTTCACCTATGGTTAGTTAGGCGGTGCCAAAAAGAATTTAACCATGACTCTCATCTTGGATCATACTATCTTATGGTAAAGATTCCCGGCACGCTTTTTTGCCCCCACTCTTGGTTTGGGATATGAAGCGTTAGTCGGGCACTTTGCTCTGGCGCAAGTGGATGATACTCTTACCTTTATTTCAATTATTGATTATATTTAGAAGCTGTGCTAAAAAAGTATAAAAAATACATTTTTACTTGGGGGCAAATTTACTTTGGACCAAGACAAACTCACTGTTGCATTACATGAAGTAGTTGATCCCAAAGTTGGCGTTAGCATTATCGATTTAGGCCTCGTCTATCACATCCAGGTGGAAGGGGGGCGTGTTGATATCAGGATGACGATGACAACCCCGGCTTGCCCCTTACCCGAATCCATCCGCATGGGGATGGAGACAGCGATCCAGCGCCACTTGCCAGAGATAACAGAAGTCTATATAGAAGTGGTGTGGGATCCCCCCTGGCACCCGGGTAGGATGTCTGAGCGAGCTAAACGCCAGTTGGGTTGGTTCGGTCAGTAGGAAGCTTTCGAGGATCTTTTTTAGGCAATCAATGTTGGCGGGATGAACTACCGTTTATCTCAAACCCTATCGGCTGATCCGATTTTTTTTCCCGCTGCAGCCATTTTTGCTATGCTCACCATCCCCAGTTGGATGGCAATGGTGGAAGGTTGGATACCCCTCCCTGGACTCTACTGGCATGGACATGAGATGTTGTTTGGTTATGCCCTTGCCGTGGTTTCCGGGTATCTTATTACCCGGGCATCGCTAGTGATGCTAGGACTTCTCTTCGTCAGTTGGTTAGCTGCGCGCCTGGCTGCCCTTGGTCTTATGGGAGCGGGATTGTTTGCCGCTCTGCCAGGTTTGATTTTTGCCGGATTGGTGGTTAATTGTATTGCACCTCCTTTTCTGCGGGCAGCAAAGAAAGCTGAAAACAGAGTTTTTGGGCCTTTGTTTATTGGGATTGGCGCTTGCGAGCTTGTTTACCAGTTGGGGCATATCGAAGTGCTCCCTGGTGCGGAACCCTTTGCTTTGCTGATAGCCGTGGATCTGTTCGCGTTGCTGTTATTGCTCATGGGAGGACGTGTGATTGCGCCTGCGGTAGCGGGTTACTTCTATCGGAGTGGGGGAGTTCTTGCTGCGCGGGTCCAGCCTCGCCTGGAGCGAATGGCAATTGGGTTGATGATCGGGATGCTGTTGTTGGATTTGATTCCCAATGCAGGATCCATGGGGGGCGTGTTTGCTTTAGGCGCTGCCGCTGTGACTGGGGTCCGTCTTTGGCGCTGGCGGTTATGGGGCGTGCTGGAGCAGCCGCATTTATGGGCTCTGGGGCTAGGCTATCTTTGGTTGGTTCCGGCTCTTGCCCTCAAGGGGTGGGCGCAGGTTGTGGGAAGGCCCGATCTGAATTGGTTTCTGCATGGCATTACGGTGGGAGCCTTAGGAACTTTGACTCTAGTCATGATGGCTCGCATTCGTCTGCAACGGAGTCGCCAAGGATTGGGGGAGTTTAAGGATATGGGTGCTGCGGCGTTGCTGGTGAGCCTTGCTGCGGTACTGCGCCTGGGTGCACCGCTGGCGGGCGGGGAGTATACTTCCTTGTTTTTATGGGGTTCGGCTGCTGCTTGGTCAATTGCTTTTGGATTGTTGTTGCGCTGTTTGATTTTATTTCCTCGCAATGTATCTGAGGTTGTTGAAAGGGGTCGGGAATCTTAAGCGGATAGAGTGCCTTTCCTGATGAGGTGATTCCGCAAGACTAGGGGCCCTTAACTGTTTGATTAAATCTATGATTTTTTCTGAAAATATCAGTTTTTGCCGCGCCCTTGACACGCCTAAATCCTCGCGTTTATCATGGCTTCGTGCTCTTGAGCACCGTCCCGACAGGCTGCGGCGAGACGTTAAATGCGCGCAAGAGCCATATAAGACCACGGTTTTAAAGCCTGGCAATGGCAGAGACGGCGCGAACGAACCTATGAGATTTTCATAGATTCTGAGTAGCGGCATTTCCTTAGTCGGCTTTGTGGTGTGGTCTAGTGACAATAAAGGGACCATGAAACAGTATTATATTAACGTCAGTTCGACATATTTCATGGCTCTACGCAGGGTATAAAGTACCTGTGAAAATATGAGATATTTGGGGAGCGAACCGGTGGTGTTCCGTAAACCTGTTCTTCCTTGCCCATCGGCATTTAGTTTATGCCGAACTGACGTTATTTTTATATAATTAGGTTGGTAAGGGGGAGTTTCACTTCCAATGGGTTATTAGGGTAATCAAGGAAAAATGGTAAGGGGTTGGGGCCCCTGGAAGCTAGGAAATAAGTGCTGTACCATTGCAAACACAGAGAATGCCTAAACCATCAAGGTGTCCATGAGGTCAATCATAAATTCGGTGTTCTCTTGATCGACGGGTTCCCAGCCGCTGAAACCGAGGCTTTTCAAAACGCCTTGGCCTTTTTCATCTTCCATCATGTCCATTAACGCCTGTAATAGGATTTCTTGTTTCGCCGCTAGGGCAGGTCCGAGCATTAGTGAGTGATGAATGACATGAATCTGGCTGTTGACTAAAACCCGAAGCTGGTTTTTGACGACAGAAGACAAATTATCAAAAGCTTCTGCAAGGAAAATGCCCACATCACTTTCACCTCGTAATAAATCCTTTGCAACCATGATGTAATTATCTCGTATATTCAACTGAATATTGGCGGAATTCAGATCGGCCGGCTCAAGCATAATTAGTCCCATCATGTGGACATCCGGATCATTGGTAATCGCTACTTTTACCCCGGCTTCCAAATCTTCTACGGATTTTGTAGGATTGTTCGCATTAACGGCGATAGTGGCTTCGTCGGACTCACCCTTGGGTTTAACTAAAGCCGTGAACCCTTTTTCTCTTACCAGCATAGAGGCATCGTAGGGATTAGCGTAAATCAAATCTACCTTTCCCGCCTCGATGGCATCACGCTGAGTTTTAAAATCATTATACATTTCTAGGTGAACGGCTTCGCCGAGGGCTTTCTGTAGCCAAGTATTAAAAATATACCAGCCAGACAAATGATCCGGAGTAAAATCTGGACTGACTGTAAAGTTATATGGCATTGATTTGTCTCCGCGATTTTAGATTAAAACATGCTTGGGTATTGGGTGATGCATTCTTCAATTTTGTTACGGGAAGGTTTGCGGCGCACCGAGGTGTAGCCGATGACTTCACCATTGCGGACATTGGGGAGTACGGTTGCTTTTACCCAGTAATAACCTCCATCTTTGCGAAGATTTTTGATAAATCCCTGCCATTTATTTCCTTTTTTCAAAGTCTCCCAGAGATCTTTATATATTACCGGTGGGATGTCGGGGTGTTTTAAAATGGAATGAGGAACACCGATTAATTCTTCTTTGGTATAGCCGGACATATCAACGAAAGATTTGTTGCAATGAGTAATGAGCCCTTCTGGATCCGTTCTTGAGACAATAAGGCGGCCGTCTGGATAAGGCGCTTCTATATCCGTATAGAGAATACGGCGCGGCCCGATGCCATAGAGTTCCAGAGTCGTTTCCTTATAATCTCCCACAATATCCTCGGGCACCATATCCTTAATCATTTAGTTTCTCCCCCCGGATGAATTGAAAATACCACCAGAACCGGCAATAAATCTTCGGAAATGTGATCTTTTATGTTGCGATTACTTATTTTTATAACATCGAAGCGATGCTCTCGGCCGCTCTTTTGACATCAAGAAAGATTAATCCGAGTTTGGCATTGGGCTTTGCCATTACCGTAAGCACAGCTTCATTGCCTGCATAGGTCATTAATACATAGCCATGATCCCCTTTAATCAAAACCTGTTCTAAGGTTCCACGCTCCAGCTCTTTAGCGCTTCTGTCGCCTAGTGACAGCATGGCGGCACTCATTGCACCCACTCTGTCTTCATCAAGGGTGGCGGGCAAGACGGCGGCCATCATTAGGCCGTCTGTTGAGATTACCCCCGATGCCTCAATGTCGGCTGAAGTACCATTGAGGTCATGCAGGACAGCAGTCAGCATATCTGCGCGCATTTCATAATTCCTATTGCTAGTCAATTAGAAGAAAAAAGATCTTTGAAAGCCTGCTAACACAGCTTTAGCCAGCTATGTTTCTTTTTTGCCTAACTTTACTTTTTAAGTATGTGCCAAAATAGGTATTGAATACCTAGATTAGGTTCACAAAATACTCAGCCTCTTCGTGCGCTGTTTGTCGGCCCAGAGGAGCGGTTGAACTGCGCGAGCGATTCTTCTCAAAATTTTTGCAGGGATATTTGACTATTGGGAAGTGATTTTTGCTTCGAAATTGGATCGCGAAGATCTTGAAGGTGAAGAAGGATTACAGGATTAGGGTTGGGAGGTAAGGAGAGAGATCTCTTTGGGCTGGAGACCCAGGATTGAGTGTGGGTCAGCTTGGAATATTGCAGGAAGGGGGGCTTTATTTTACTCCCGCTTCAGTAAACTGAAGCGGGAGTAAGTCCGTATCAGATCTCCCCTAGCAAGGGAAGGGTTCTAGTCAGTTGGAGTTTCATCGTGACTGATTTCAATTTTGTCCGTTCAAAATTTCCATCAGTCCGACAAATTCGCGTTTCTTAGCAGTCCTCGGCGAAGAGTTAACCTTGGCCTCGGGGTTTTTACCGCTCCACGCGCTTTCACTTCGGGTCCTCCCGACCCTAGGCTCCGTGAGCAAGGAAATCATAGCGCCAATTTGACGCTGAAACAACATTTAACCGGCCCTCGCGTGTGGGGCGCCGTTTCACTTCGCGACCTCGCTAGGGGGTCGTTCACCATCCATGGAGGACTTCAATGATGGTTTGGCTGTGGTGCAGTCTCATAAGGGGCCTGCTGTGCCAAAACCTCCTCGGCGGCGTCACTTGCCACCGGGGTAGTTTCCAGACGTGCGACCCAGCTTTGCAAGGATTTATTGGTGGTGTCGAGCACCCCTTGTGGAAAGAGGCCCAGGAGCAACGCCAAGGAGACCATGGCACCAGCTATCCAGCGTTCCCGCGGACGCAAATCTACGGTTTCTTTTACTGTGGGCTGGGTCAGGGGACCAAGGAATGCCTTCTGATAAAAAGCTAAAAAGTAAGCTGCCCCTAAAATAACACCTACTAACGCGGCTAGGCCCATGCCGGTATGAGATTGAAATGCGCCGA encodes the following:
- a CDS encoding metal-sulfur cluster assembly factor, which encodes MDQDKLTVALHEVVDPKVGVSIIDLGLVYHIQVEGGRVDIRMTMTTPACPLPESIRMGMETAIQRHLPEITEVYIEVVWDPPWHPGRMSERAKRQLGWFGQ
- a CDS encoding NnrS family protein, coding for MNYRLSQTLSADPIFFPAAAIFAMLTIPSWMAMVEGWIPLPGLYWHGHEMLFGYALAVVSGYLITRASLVMLGLLFVSWLAARLAALGLMGAGLFAALPGLIFAGLVVNCIAPPFLRAAKKAENRVFGPLFIGIGACELVYQLGHIEVLPGAEPFALLIAVDLFALLLLLMGGRVIAPAVAGYFYRSGGVLAARVQPRLERMAIGLMIGMLLLDLIPNAGSMGGVFALGAAAVTGVRLWRWRLWGVLEQPHLWALGLGYLWLVPALALKGWAQVVGRPDLNWFLHGITVGALGTLTLVMMARIRLQRSRQGLGEFKDMGAAALLVSLAAVLRLGAPLAGGEYTSLFLWGSAAAWSIAFGLLLRCLILFPRNVSEVVERGRES
- a CDS encoding phosphate/phosphite/phosphonate ABC transporter substrate-binding protein; this translates as MPYNFTVSPDFTPDHLSGWYIFNTWLQKALGEAVHLEMYNDFKTQRDAIEAGKVDLIYANPYDASMLVREKGFTALVKPKGESDEATIAVNANNPTKSVEDLEAGVKVAITNDPDVHMMGLIMLEPADLNSANIQLNIRDNYIMVAKDLLRGESDVGIFLAEAFDNLSSVVKNQLRVLVNSQIHVIHHSLMLGPALAAKQEILLQALMDMMEDEKGQGVLKSLGFSGWEPVDQENTEFMIDLMDTLMV
- a CDS encoding PAS domain-containing protein, with the protein product MIKDMVPEDIVGDYKETTLELYGIGPRRILYTDIEAPYPDGRLIVSRTDPEGLITHCNKSFVDMSGYTKEELIGVPHSILKHPDIPPVIYKDLWETLKKGNKWQGFIKNLRKDGGYYWVKATVLPNVRNGEVIGYTSVRRKPSRNKIEECITQYPSMF
- a CDS encoding roadblock/LC7 domain-containing protein, giving the protein MRADMLTAVLHDLNGTSADIEASGVISTDGLMMAAVLPATLDEDRVGAMSAAMLSLGDRSAKELERGTLEQVLIKGDHGYVLMTYAGNEAVLTVMAKPNAKLGLIFLDVKRAAESIASML